One window of the Eucalyptus grandis isolate ANBG69807.140 chromosome 8, ASM1654582v1, whole genome shotgun sequence genome contains the following:
- the LOC104417641 gene encoding LOW QUALITY PROTEIN: pathogenesis-related protein PR-4 (The sequence of the model RefSeq protein was modified relative to this genomic sequence to represent the inferred CDS: substituted 1 base at 1 genomic stop codon): MGRLFSLFMGALVSVVASAIVHSASHVWATYNYYNPEQIGWDLNAASAYCATWDANKRLAWCKKYGXTALSGLAGPCGQASCGQCLRVTNTGTGAQATVRIIDQCSNGGLDLDAGVFQRLDTDGSGNAQGHLIVNYQFVAC; this comes from the exons ATGGGGAGGCTTTTTAGCTTGTTCATGGGAGCTCTGGTTTCTGTTGTGGCCAGTGCTATTGTTCACAGCGCTTCCCATGTCTGGGCAACATACAATTACTACAACCCCGAGCAGATCGGGTGGGACTTGAACGCGGCCAGCGCTTACTGCGCGACCTGGGACGCGAACAAGCGCCTTGCATGGTGCAAGAAGTACGGTTGAACCGCCTTGTCTGGCCTGGCCGGGCCTTGCGGGCAGGCCTCTTGCGGCCAGTGCTTAAGG GTAACCAACACGGGGACCGGAGCTCAGGCGACGGTGAGGATCATCGACCAGTGCAGCAACGGAGGGTTGGATTTGGATGCCGGCGTGTTTCAAAGGTTGGACACCGACGGAAGTGGCAACGCTCAAGGCCATCTCATCGTGAACTATCAGTTCGTCGCTTGCTAA